The Pollutimonas sp. M17 sequence TGGCGCTGAACGGCGTGGAATTCAGCGATAGCGTCGAGCTGCTGCTGGAAGCCAACCGCATCGGCGGCCGCCACGGCCTGGGCATGAGCGACCAGATCGAGAACCGCATCATCGAAGCCAAAAGCCGCGGCATCTACGAGGCGCCGGGACTGGCCTTGCTGCATATCGCCTACGAGCGCCTGGTGACCGGCATCCACAACGAAGACACCATCGAGCAATACCGCATGAACGGCCTGAAGCTGGGCCGCCTGCTGTACCAGGGGCGCTGGTTCGACCCGCAATCCATCATGCTGCGCGAAACGGCCCAGCGCTGGGTCGCGCGCGCGATCACCGGCGAAGTCGCCATCGAGCTGCGCCGCGGCAACGATTATTCCATCCTGGACACCCGCTCGGCCAATCTGACCTACAAGCCCGAGCGCCTGACCATGGAAAAGGGCGAATCCACCTTCTCGCCGCGCGACCGCATCGGACAGCTCACCATGCGCAACCTGGACATCGTCGATACGCGTGAAAAGCTGTTCACTTATGTCCAGACCGGCCTGCTGGCGCCCGCCGGTGGCTCGGCCCTGCCGCAATTGAAAGACAAGAGCGACAAGTAAGGACGGCGGGGCGGCCTATAGGCCGCCCGCTTGACTTTGCGCAATGGTCGACCGCTAAGAAATCATGGCCTCCAGAAATCCGGACTCCAACGTCAAGACGGCACTGCGAGTCATCGAAATCATCGAGATCTTCGCGCGCGAGGCCAAGCCGCTGGCCCTGTCCGAGATCGCGCGCCATCTGGACGCGCCGGTCTCCAGCTGCCTGGCTTTGCTGCGCACCTTGACGAGCCTGGGTTATCTCTATGAGGCGGGGCGCAGGCAGGGCTATTACCCCACCGGACGCCTTCTGGCCATGGCCCAGCGCATTTCGCGGGCCGATCCGATACTGGAGCGGGTGCTGCCCAGCCTTGAAGAATTGCGGGACACCACCTCGGAAACGGTGGTGCTGGGCAAGCTGGACCTGAACAACCGCGTGGTGTACCTGGAGGTCCTGGCTTCGCCGCATCCCATCAGTTATGTGGGGGTGGCCGGCTCCCAGCGCGACGTCCATGCCAATTCGCTGGGCAGGGCCTTGCTGTCGACCATGGATGCCGAGGAAAGGCTCAAGCTGCTGTCCGGTGGCCCCTTGCAGAAATATAACGAGCGCACACTGGTCACGCCCGACGCGGTCGAGGCCGACATCCAGGCTTCCCTGGACCGAGGATGGTTTGCCAACCTTGGGGAAACCATGGAGGACGTCGGCGCTATCGCCTGGCCGGTAAGGGTGTCGGGCAACGCCTATGCCATCTCCATCGCCGGCCCCTTGTATCGCATCGAAGTCGACATCGAGGACAAGGCCAAGAAACTGCGCGCGGCCTGCCGCTTCATAGAACAAAGCCTATAAGGCGGCTAGCCTTCATCCGGAGTCGGCCCCGGGGCCAGGCCCGGTCAGTAGGATTTGGGCAGGCCCAGCACCTTTTCCGCGATGAAGCACATGATCAGCTGCGGACTGACGGGCGCGATGCGGGGAATGAAGCTTTCGCGCAGATAGCGTTCCACATGGTATTCCTTGGCATAGCCCATGCCGCCCAGCGTCAGCACGGCGGTCTGGCAGGCATTGAAAGCGGCTTCCCCGGCCAGGTATTTGGCGGTATTGGCGAACTCGCCGCAGGGCATGTCGCTGTCGTAGAGATAGGCGGCTTTCTTGACCATGAGATCGGCCGCTTCCAGCTGCATCCATGCCTGCGCCAGCGGATGCTGTATGCCCTGGTTCTGGCCGATGGCGCGGCCGAAGACAATACGCTCTTTGGCGTATTCGGCGGCGTGGGCCAGCGCGCAGCGGCCCAGCCCGACGGCCTCGGATGCGATCAGTATGCGTTCCGGATTCAAGCCGTGCAGGATGTATTCGAAGCCCTTGCCTTCCTCGCCGATGCGGTCTTCGACGGGAATGCGCAGGCCGTCGATGAACAGCATATTGGAATCGACCGACTTCCTGCCCATTTTTTCGATTTCCCGCACTTCCACTTTTGCGCGGTCCAGGTCGGTGTAGAACAGCGACAGGCCCTGGGTCGGCTTCTTCACCTCGGACAAGGGCGTGGTGCGTGCCAGAAGCAGCATCTTGTC is a genomic window containing:
- a CDS encoding IclR family transcriptional regulator, with amino-acid sequence MASRNPDSNVKTALRVIEIIEIFAREAKPLALSEIARHLDAPVSSCLALLRTLTSLGYLYEAGRRQGYYPTGRLLAMAQRISRADPILERVLPSLEELRDTTSETVVLGKLDLNNRVVYLEVLASPHPISYVGVAGSQRDVHANSLGRALLSTMDAEERLKLLSGGPLQKYNERTLVTPDAVEADIQASLDRGWFANLGETMEDVGAIAWPVRVSGNAYAISIAGPLYRIEVDIEDKAKKLRAACRFIEQSL
- a CDS encoding acyl-CoA dehydrogenase family protein; this encodes MSFVLSDEHKALLEGVESLCSHYTDDYWLERDRDGQYPHDFHRDLAQAGWLGIAMPEEYGGSGLGMSEAALMMQAISRSGAGFSGASAVHMNIFGLNPVVVFGTPEQRARALPPLIKGEQKACFAVTEPDAGLDTTKLSTRALREGDSYIVHGRKIWISTAQVADKMLLLARTTPLSEVKKPTQGLSLFYTDLDRAKVEVREIEKMGRKSVDSNMLFIDGLRIPVEDRIGEEGKGFEYILHGLNPERILIASEAVGLGRCALAHAAEYAKERIVFGRAIGQNQGIQHPLAQAWMQLEAADLMVKKAAYLYDSDMPCGEFANTAKYLAGEAAFNACQTAVLTLGGMGYAKEYHVERYLRESFIPRIAPVSPQLIMCFIAEKVLGLPKSY